One genomic segment of Paenibacillus sp. FSL H8-0332 includes these proteins:
- the groES gene encoding co-chaperone GroES, with the protein MIKPLGERVLVEPSEQQETTSFGIVLPDSSKEKPQEGTIIAVGSGTLKDGVRVALEVKEGDRVLFSKYAGTEIKYEGKEYLIMKESDIHAILD; encoded by the coding sequence ATGATTAAACCACTAGGTGAACGCGTATTGGTAGAACCAAGCGAGCAACAGGAAACCACTTCTTTCGGGATCGTGCTTCCAGACTCTTCCAAAGAGAAGCCGCAAGAAGGTACTATTATCGCTGTAGGCAGCGGAACTTTGAAAGACGGAGTCCGTGTAGCGCTGGAAGTAAAAGAAGGCGACCGTGTGCTTTTCTCGAAATATGCCGGAACTGAAATCAAATACGAAGGCAAAGAATATCTGATTATGAAAGAAAGCGACATTCACGCTATTCTTGACTAG
- the groL gene encoding chaperonin GroEL (60 kDa chaperone family; promotes refolding of misfolded polypeptides especially under stressful conditions; forms two stacked rings of heptamers to form a barrel-shaped 14mer; ends can be capped by GroES; misfolded proteins enter the barrel where they are refolded when GroES binds) yields the protein MAKEIKFSEDARRAMLRGVDALANAVKVTLGPKGRNVVLEKKFGSPLITNDGVTIAKEIELEDAFENMGAQLVKEVATKTNDVAGDGTTTATVLAQAMIREGLKNVTAGANPMVMRKGIDKAVKAAVAELQNIAKPILDSQAIAQVAAISAADEEVGQLIAEAMEKVGKDGVITVEESRGFLTELEVVEGMQFDRGYISPYMITDTDKMEAVLENPYILITDKKISSTQEILPLLEKIVQQARPLVIIAEDIEGEAQAMLIVNKLRGTFNAVAVKAPGFGDRREAMLQDIAALTGGQVITEKLGLDLKSTSIEQLGNARQVRVTKENTTIVDGSGDKADINARVSQIRSQLEETTSEFDKEKLQERLAKLAGGVAVVKVGAATETELKERKLRIEDALNATRAAVEEGIVSGGGTALVNVYAAVAAVVAEGDERTGVNLVLRALEEPVRTIAANAGQEGSVIVDRLKKEAIGIGYNAATDEWVNMFEAGIVDPAKVTRYALQNAASVAAMFLTTEAVIADKPEPAGAGGGMPDMGGMGGMGGMM from the coding sequence ATGGCAAAAGAAATTAAGTTCAGTGAAGATGCTCGCCGTGCAATGCTGCGCGGGGTTGACGCTTTGGCAAATGCAGTAAAAGTTACACTGGGTCCTAAAGGCCGCAACGTGGTACTGGAGAAGAAATTCGGCAGCCCGCTGATCACGAATGACGGTGTAACCATCGCCAAAGAAATCGAACTGGAAGATGCTTTTGAGAACATGGGCGCACAGCTCGTTAAAGAAGTAGCTACCAAGACTAACGATGTAGCCGGTGACGGTACTACAACTGCAACGGTTCTGGCTCAGGCTATGATCCGCGAAGGTCTGAAGAACGTAACTGCAGGCGCTAACCCGATGGTTATGCGTAAAGGGATCGACAAAGCAGTGAAGGCTGCTGTTGCTGAACTGCAGAATATAGCTAAGCCGATTCTGGATTCCCAAGCTATCGCTCAAGTAGCTGCAATCTCCGCTGCTGACGAAGAAGTGGGCCAACTGATTGCTGAAGCTATGGAAAAAGTGGGCAAGGACGGCGTTATCACCGTTGAAGAATCCCGCGGATTCCTGACTGAGCTTGAAGTGGTTGAAGGTATGCAGTTCGACCGTGGTTACATTTCCCCGTACATGATTACGGATACGGACAAAATGGAAGCCGTTCTGGAGAACCCGTACATCCTGATCACAGACAAGAAGATCAGCAGCACGCAGGAAATTCTTCCCCTCTTGGAGAAGATCGTTCAACAGGCGCGTCCGCTGGTAATCATCGCTGAAGACATCGAAGGCGAAGCTCAGGCGATGCTGATCGTGAACAAGCTGCGCGGAACATTCAATGCTGTAGCGGTTAAGGCTCCTGGCTTCGGCGACCGCCGTGAAGCTATGCTGCAGGATATCGCTGCTCTGACAGGCGGCCAAGTGATCACTGAGAAGCTTGGACTGGATCTCAAGAGCACTTCTATCGAGCAACTGGGTAACGCCCGTCAAGTGCGCGTAACCAAAGAAAACACTACAATTGTAGACGGAAGCGGCGACAAGGCGGACATCAATGCACGCGTTAGCCAAATCCGTTCCCAGCTGGAAGAAACGACTTCCGAGTTCGACAAAGAAAAACTGCAGGAGCGTCTGGCGAAATTGGCTGGCGGCGTAGCCGTTGTCAAAGTCGGTGCTGCTACTGAAACTGAACTCAAAGAGCGTAAGCTCCGCATCGAAGATGCCCTGAACGCAACCCGCGCTGCGGTTGAAGAAGGTATCGTATCCGGTGGGGGTACGGCTCTTGTGAACGTATATGCTGCTGTAGCTGCTGTTGTAGCTGAAGGCGACGAAAGAACTGGCGTTAACCTCGTGCTGCGCGCACTGGAAGAGCCTGTTCGTACCATCGCTGCTAACGCAGGCCAAGAAGGTTCCGTTATCGTGGACCGCCTGAAAAAAGAAGCTATCGGCATCGGCTACAACGCTGCTACCGATGAGTGGGTAAACATGTTCGAAGCAGGGATTGTTGACCCTGCCAAGGTAACCCGTTATGCTCTGCAGAACGCGGCTTCCGTAGCGGCTATGTTCCTGACTACCGAAGCGGTTATCGCTGACAAGCCAGAACCAGCCGGTGCTGGTGGCGGAATGCCAGATATGGGCGGCATGGGCGGTATGGGCGGCATGATGTAA
- a CDS encoding tRNA-dihydrouridine synthase — protein MSNEPNFWLDLPKPFFILAPMEDVTDIVFRHVISEAAKPDVFFTEFTSTENYCHPVGKENVGGRLMFTDDEQPIVAHIWGNKPALFEQMSIDMTKLGFRGIDINMGCPAQNAASSGKGAGLIKHPEVAAEIIQAAKAGGLPVSVKTRLGYSKIDEWRDWLGHILKQDIANLTIHLRTKKEKSKVAAHWELIPEIKKLRDEIAPNTLLTINGDIPDRATGLQLVEQYGVDGVMIGRGIFTNPFAFEKEPKEHSAKDFLNLLLLQLELHDKYSTETLPRSFRPLLRYFKIYVRGFRGADELREQLMDTTSTDEVRRLVKPLLDEELD, from the coding sequence ATGAGTAACGAACCAAATTTTTGGCTGGATTTACCGAAACCGTTTTTTATATTAGCACCAATGGAAGACGTCACAGATATTGTATTTCGTCACGTCATTAGTGAAGCTGCAAAACCTGACGTATTTTTCACGGAATTCACAAGTACAGAAAATTATTGTCACCCTGTTGGAAAAGAAAATGTAGGTGGGCGATTAATGTTCACAGATGATGAGCAACCGATTGTCGCTCATATTTGGGGCAATAAACCTGCACTTTTTGAACAGATGAGTATTGATATGACAAAACTTGGTTTTCGTGGTATCGATATAAACATGGGATGCCCAGCACAAAACGCCGCATCCAGTGGAAAAGGGGCTGGATTAATAAAGCATCCTGAAGTTGCAGCAGAAATTATTCAAGCAGCAAAAGCAGGTGGATTGCCGGTTAGTGTTAAAACAAGATTGGGTTACTCTAAAATTGACGAGTGGCGCGATTGGTTAGGACATATATTGAAACAAGATATTGCGAATCTTACCATTCACCTTCGTACAAAAAAAGAGAAGAGCAAAGTAGCTGCACACTGGGAACTAATTCCTGAGATAAAAAAATTACGCGATGAAATCGCTCCAAATACGTTGTTAACTATCAATGGAGATATTCCGGATCGCGCAACAGGATTACAATTAGTAGAACAATACGGCGTTGATGGTGTCATGATTGGCCGTGGCATTTTCACTAATCCATTTGCTTTTGAGAAAGAACCTAAAGAACATAGCGCTAAGGATTTTCTCAATTTACTTCTTTTACAGTTGGAGCTTCACGATAAATATTCAACAGAAACCCTGCCACGTTCATTTAGACCACTTCTTCGCTATTTCAAAATCTATGTTCGTGGATTTAGAGGCGCAGACGAACTAAGAGAGCAATTAATGGATACCACGTCAACAGACGAAGTGCGTCGTTTAGTAAAACCTCTTTTAGATGAAGAATTAGATTGA
- a CDS encoding clostripain-related cysteine peptidase has product MTKIRGFIIFLIFLLATTPSAAAAQSSSYAEALNHLGLFSGTENGYELSRVPTRAESLVMMLRLWGKEEEALKSTYKNPFNDTGWESRYVSYAYAKGVVNGINEYRFGGNRPISLNQYCSMVLRVLGYSETKGDFTYETAVSFASIVLGIDLTKERGFNRGTLAKISSYVLNTRPKNQIETLGQTLSATNVFTTQALNEARSLWEQDNNLDGATILIYAVGSDLESQQGRLTDDLEEILRGQPNQNTKILMQTGGTLKYHNKYMADGASERFEVSHGQLKKHESHIQTAASDPRTLRDFLVWGKTVAPSERYILILWDHGYGTMGGFGADELNERTTMKVSELSKAIDSSDMYFDLIVFDACLMGTVETAYALRDQGKYLIASEDSTPAAGLYYTTWIGAIERNPQISTERVGRLILDSFTLHSGIEAKMQTTMSMMKLSQAESLVKAIEHAEFDLSLTDLANRSELLGKNEGIFDQYDLIELMGQSSEVTAAAQALAFEVRNSAGYNHRNGVALYFPNRKIAQTNEMKEELQAIGLSSKYIETIFNGKL; this is encoded by the coding sequence ATGACAAAAATCCGAGGTTTTATCATTTTTTTAATCTTTCTTCTTGCAACAACTCCATCAGCAGCAGCGGCACAAAGCTCCAGCTATGCAGAAGCGCTTAACCACTTAGGATTGTTCAGTGGAACGGAGAATGGATATGAACTGTCGCGGGTGCCTACCAGGGCAGAATCCCTTGTAATGATGCTGCGTCTGTGGGGGAAGGAAGAAGAGGCCCTGAAAAGCACCTACAAAAATCCTTTTAATGATACGGGGTGGGAAAGCCGCTACGTGTCGTATGCCTATGCCAAGGGTGTAGTTAACGGAATTAATGAATATCGTTTTGGCGGTAACCGGCCCATCTCGCTTAACCAATATTGTTCAATGGTTTTAAGGGTGTTGGGATATTCAGAAACAAAGGGCGACTTTACCTATGAAACCGCGGTTTCTTTCGCCTCAATAGTTCTAGGAATAGATCTTACAAAAGAACGTGGATTCAATCGGGGAACTCTTGCAAAAATAAGCAGTTATGTTCTAAACACAAGACCCAAAAACCAAATTGAAACACTAGGTCAAACCCTTAGTGCAACAAATGTTTTCACCACGCAAGCTTTAAACGAGGCAAGGTCACTTTGGGAGCAGGATAATAATCTGGATGGAGCGACGATTTTAATATATGCAGTGGGTTCTGACCTTGAATCACAGCAAGGACGGCTAACCGATGACTTGGAAGAAATTTTGCGAGGTCAGCCAAACCAAAATACGAAAATCCTGATGCAAACAGGCGGAACGCTCAAATATCACAACAAATATATGGCCGATGGAGCGTCCGAACGCTTTGAAGTTAGCCATGGACAACTTAAAAAGCACGAAAGCCACATCCAAACCGCCGCATCAGACCCTAGGACACTGAGGGATTTTCTTGTATGGGGCAAAACCGTTGCACCCAGTGAGCGTTATATCCTGATTCTATGGGATCATGGGTATGGTACAATGGGCGGATTTGGTGCAGACGAGCTAAATGAACGAACAACGATGAAGGTTTCGGAGCTTTCCAAAGCAATCGATTCATCAGATATGTATTTCGACTTAATCGTCTTTGATGCATGTCTTATGGGCACCGTTGAAACTGCCTATGCGCTTAGAGATCAGGGCAAATATCTCATAGCTTCTGAAGATTCAACCCCCGCAGCAGGCTTGTACTATACCACATGGATAGGTGCGATAGAGCGAAACCCACAGATTAGCACTGAAAGAGTAGGGCGTTTAATTTTAGATTCCTTTACCCTTCATTCGGGGATTGAAGCTAAGATGCAAACAACCATGTCAATGATGAAGCTTTCTCAGGCGGAATCCTTGGTTAAGGCCATAGAACATGCAGAGTTTGATCTCTCACTAACAGACCTTGCAAACCGCTCAGAGCTATTAGGCAAAAACGAAGGGATATTTGATCAATATGATCTTATAGAGCTCATGGGCCAATCATCAGAAGTCACTGCTGCAGCCCAAGCACTTGCCTTCGAAGTAAGAAATTCAGCAGGCTATAACCATCGCAACGGTGTGGCTTTATATTTCCCTAACAGAAAAATCGCACAAACAAATGAAATGAAAGAAGAACTACAAGCCATTGGCCTTAGCTCAAAGTATATAGAAACTATTTTCAACGGTAAGCTGTAA